One segment of Lachancea thermotolerans CBS 6340 chromosome E complete sequence DNA contains the following:
- the RPS9B gene encoding 40S ribosomal protein uS4 (highly similar to uniprot|O13516 Saccharomyces cerevisiae YPL081W RPS9A and to uniprot|P05755 Saccharomyces cerevisiae YBR189W RPS9B Proteins component of the small (40S) ribosomal subunit), translating to MPRAPRTYSKTYSTPKRPYESARLDAELKLAGEYGLKNKKEIYRISFQLSKIRRAARDLLTRDEKDPRRLFEGNAMIRRLVRLGVLSEDKKKLDHVLALKVEDFLERRLQTQVYKLGLAKSVHHARVLITQRHIAVGKQLVNVPSFLVRLESEKHVDFARGSPFGGGRPGRVARKNAARKAEAAGGDAEEDAE from the exons ATGCCAA GAGCCCCAAGAACCTACTCTAAGACTTACTCTACCCCAAAGAGACCTTACGAGTCCGCTCGTCTGGACGCTgagttgaagttggctgGTGAATACGGcctgaagaacaagaaggagaTTTACAGAATCTCTTTCCAGTTGTCTAAGATCCGTCGTGCTGCCAGAGACTTGCTGACCAGAGATGAGAAGGACCCAAGAAGACTTTTCGAGGGTAACGCCATGATCAGAAGACTGGTCAGACTTGGTGTCTTGTCcgaggacaagaagaagttggatCACGtcttggccttgaaggTTGAGGACTTCTTGGAGAGAAGACTGCAAACCCAGGTCTACAAGTTGGGTTTGGCCAAGTCCGTTCACCACGCTAGAGTCTTGATCACCCAGAGACACATTGCTGTCGGTAAGCAGCTGGTCAACGTCCCATCTTTCTTGGTTAGATTGGAGTCCGAGAAGCACGTTGACTTCGCTAGAGGTTCTCCATTCGGCGGTGGCAGACCAGGTAGAGTCGCCAGAAAGAACGCCGCCAGAAAGGCCGAGGCTGCTGGTGGTGAC
- a CDS encoding KLTH0E12848p (highly similar to uniprot|Q12122 Saccharomyces cerevisiae YDL131W LYS21 and to uniprot|P48570 Saccharomyces cerevisiae YDL182W LYS20 homocitrate synthase) yields the protein MSVQSNPYAPSPFDLVSNVDKFQLIESTLREGEQFANAFFSTEKKIEIAKALDDFGVDYIELTSPVASEQSRKDCEAICKLGLKAKILTHIRCHMDDAKVAVETGVDGVDVVIGTSQFLRQFSHGKDMNYISKSAVEVIEFVKSKGLEIRFSSEDSFRSDIVDLLNIYKTVSAIGVNRVGIADTVGCANPRQVYDLVRTLKAVVSCDIECHFHDDTGCAIGNAYSALEAGAKLIDVSVLGIGERNGITPLGGLMARMIVAAPEYVKSKYKLHKIRDIENLVAEAVEVNVPFNNPITGFCAFTHKAGIHAKAILANPSTYEILNPQDFGLKRYIHFANRLTGWNAIKSRVEQLNLHLTDDQIKDVTQKIKKIGDVRQLNIEDVDSIIKEFHSDLQ from the coding sequence ATGTCTGTACAGTCGAACCCTTATGCGCCCAGCCCGTTTGACCTGGTGTCAAATGTTGACAAATTTCAGTTGATCGAGTCTACCCTCAGAGAGGGTGAGCAGTTTGCCAACGCTTTTTTCAGCacagagaagaagattgAGATTGCCAAGGCGCTAGATGACTTCGGTGTCGACTACATTGAGCTGACCTCCCCCGTAGCGTCGGAGCAGAGCAGAAAGGATTGCGAGGCCATCTGCAAGCTCGGTTTGAAAGCCAAAATCCTGACCCACATCCGTTGTCATATGGACGACGCCAAGGTCGCTGTGGAGACTGGTGTCGACGGTGTCGACGTGGTTATCGGCACCTCGCAGTTCCTCAGACAGTTTTCTCACGGCAAAGACATGAACTACATCTCCAAGAGCGCGGTCGAAGTGATCGAGTTCGTCAAGTCCAAGGGCCTGGAGATTCGTTTCTCGTCCGAGGATTCTTTCAGATCGGACATCGTCGACCTGCTTAACATTTACAAGACCGTGAGCGCTATTGGTGTCAACAGAGTTGGTATTGCGGACACCGTGGGTTGCGCCAACCCTAGACAGGTCTACGACTTGGTGCGTACTTTGAAGGCAGTTGTCTCGTGTGACATCGAGTGCCATTTCCACGACGACACCGGCTGCGCCATCGGTAACGCGTACTCCGCGCTGGAGGCTGGTGCCAAGCTGATCGACGTCTCTGTTTTGGGGATCGGTGAAAGAAACGGTATCACTCCCCTAGGTGGTCTGATGGCTAGAATGATCGTCGCCGCCCCTGAGTACGTCAAGTCCAAGTACAAGTTGCATAAGATCAGAGACATTGAGAACCTGGTCGCCGAGGCCGTGGAAGTCAACGTGCCTTTCAACAACCCTATCACTGGGTTCTGTGCATTCACCCATAAGGCAGGCATCCACGCCAAGGCTATTCTGGCTAACCCATCTACGTACGAGATCTTGAACCCTCAAGACTTCGGTTTGAAGAGATACATTCACTTCGCAAACAGGCTGACAGGCTGGAACGCCATTAAGTCGAGAGTCGAACAGCTCAACTTGCACTTGACAGATGACCAGATCAAGGACGTCAcccaaaagatcaagaagattgGTGACGTGAGACAGCTGAATATCGAGGATGTAGATTCCATTATCAAGGAGTTCCACTCGGATCTTCAATAG
- the MOT1 gene encoding DNA-binding ATPase (highly similar to uniprot|P32333 Saccharomyces cerevisiae YPL082C MOT1 Essential abundant protein involved in regulation of transcription removes Spt15p (TBP) from DNA via its C-terminal ATPase activity forms a complex with TBP that binds TATA DNA with high affinity but with altered specificity), which produces MTAQLSRLDRQVILLETGSTQVVRNMAADQLGDLAKQHPEDTLSLLSRVYPFLMAKKWETRITTARAVGGIVSHSPSWDPNEDEVQVTGDDNGDEGQATQSASSAAEVSSNGDGETAKVKLEQEIRLKLEEVDNTEEWRSLQDDSKLFSLADWNLTDVLKSGKPLLAASFDDFPAPLQLEQPQRQPAAKQTKIEETPEFAQPQPLSGKAQSLESKKSARMAAMAKRKRKIQAKTTTKKPVDISQSSISRNLMAQEDSSQSPTPSPTMLNNPKLEITEQPDSKKIMIESVMSPILEKHDSVSGLVWQFQGIYELLLENLMSDSWEIRHAAALGLREIIKKHAKSVARIKGKSKKENNIRNRRALEDLATRLLIVFALDRFGDFVYDTVVAPVRESVAQTLAALLIHLDDDLCIQIFGALEQLVLQDPKIVGLPNKIWEATHGGLLGIRYFVGIKTDFLFRHNLLENVVNIVLYGLKQNNDDVQSVAAAILTPIAVEFVKLEESTIDLVLSTIWNLLTHLEDDLSSSVGSVMDLLAKLCEQKEVLDVLRAKAMSHPLEWSFKSLVPKLYPFLRHSITNVRKAVLNLLMAFLSIKDDFIKHWINGKIFRLIFQNIILEQNPQVLDMSFKVYISMLEEYKNKNPEKNLDHLFGKHLAPILHLLITPIGEHGKSYNMELQYILKPSPHYQLQSERKRGAALEPQSDIPPPANSERVNIDAPMIAGDVTLLGTDVIFNTRVTGAKALGITLSMFQKSTLKSFFTNVLLDCLRLPYATPRMLVAIIISEFCSNLANQPSEEDADDLKRFVSEAFGETFAGQLTDPSALPIFRELVPSLKALRTQCQSLLSTFVDVGMLPPQRLPQLAIIVQGEAEAGPEAFGIETAEKTYGEMSDKLFRHLSNSYKILAKKPVDDAKHRVLQAIETAKDAQKSRVCNVLANYASAALLFDGLPAKLNPFIRALMDSIKEERYEILQKRSGDAILNLVVELVKAKKGNVANKIVKNLCGFLCVDTSEVPEFSPNSQYRDSILTLIREQTALAFQDDANVKKLAEEAQIKRKGALYTLSEFLLRLGPTVLEVVPQVKQMIFDPLERVDSEFGGVPPDAKAGQEVVDALGVLRALIVYMSEELQTNEILPRLPLILKYLRSELAVFRYSAARTLADLANTLTIQVLPFIIQTALPLMSNPSSVTDRQGLTELVYHLALYMGSNILPYVVFLIVPLLGRMSDSNQDIRTLATSTFASIIKLVPLEAGIPDPEGLPQDLMEGREKERDFIQQMMDPSKAKPFQCPVAIKATLRKYQQDGVNWLAFLNKYHLHGILCDDMGLGKTLQTICIIASDQYMRNENYEKTKARESRPLPSLIICPPSLTGHWEQEFEQYAPFLKVLVFAGGPSTRYPLRDKLGSADIVITSYDVARNDIDVINNYDYNYCVLDEGHIIKNAQSKLAKAVKLVSANHRLILTGTPIQNNVVELWSLFDFLMPGFLGTEKMFHERFAKPVAASRNSKTSSKEQEAGALALDALHKQVLPFMLRRLKEDVLSDLPPKIIQDYYCELSDLQKQLYKDFAKKQKNNVEQDIENVSEVDNKQHIFQALQYMRKLCNHPSLVVSKDHPQWSQVQDYLKQTGFSLHDITHAPKLGALKNLLLECGIGIQDVDKKSKTYLPSTESVISQHRALIFCQLKDMLDMVENDLFKKYMPSVTYMRLDGSVESRDRQAVVRKFNEDPSIDCLLLTTKVGGLGLNLTGADTVIFIEHDWNPMNDLQAMDRAHRLGQKKVVNVYRIITRGTLEEKIMGLQKFKMNIASTVINQQNSGLASMDTHQLLDLFDTDNVPSQEKETKNSSDGKIDEIVNETGLTGKAKEAVGELTELWDTTQYEEEYNLDNFIKTLR; this is translated from the coding sequence ATGACTGCGCAACTTTCGAGGTTAGACCGACAGGTGATCCTGCTGGAAACAGGGTCGACACAGGTTGTTCGAAACATGGCTGCCGACCAGCTCGGGGACCTTGCCAAGCAGCACCCAGAGGACACGCTGTCGTTACTTTCTCGGGTTTAccccttcttgatggccAAAAAATGGGAGACGCGGATCACCACGGCACGTGCCGTAGGCGGTATCGTGAGCCACTCGCCGTCATGGGACCCtaacgaagatgaagtcCAAGTGACAGGGGACGACAACGGCGACGAGGGTCAGGCAACGCAAAGCGCATCTTCTGCAGCCGAGGTTTCTTCCAACGGAGACGGCGAAACGGCAAAAgtcaagcttgagcagGAGATTCGActcaagcttgaagaggttGACAATACAGAGGAGTGGCGCTCGCTCCAAGACGACAGCAAGCTATTCTCGCTTGCCGACTGGAACCTCACCGATGTTCTGAAATCAGGAAAACCTCTTCTGGCTGCTAGCTTCGACGACTTTCCCGCGCCTTTACAGCTAGAGCAGCCACAACGTCAGCCCGCGGCCAAACAAACAAAGATCGAGGAAACTCCCGAGTTCGCACAGCCTCAGCCCTTGTCAGGTAAGGCCCAGTCTCTAGAGTCTAAGAAAAGTGCACGAATGGCTGCTATGGCCAAGCGGAAGCGGAAAATTCAGGCCAAAACCACCACTAAAAAGCCGGTAGATATCTCCCAGAGTTCGATCTCGCGTAACTTGATGGCTCAAGAGGACTCCAGTCAAAGTCCGACACCTTCGCCCACAATGCTCAACAATCCAAAGCTAGAAATTACTGAGCAGCCTGATTCCAAGAAAATAATGATTGAATCAGTAATGAGTCCTATTTTGGAGAAGCATGATAGTGTTTCTGGTCTGGTTTGGCAATTCCAGGGCATTTACGAGCTTTTATTAGAGAATCTGATGAGCGACAGCTGGGAGATACGACACGCCGCTGCTCTGGGACTCCGAGAGATCATAAAAAAACATGCAAAGAGTGTGGCAAGAATCAAGGGaaagtcaaaaaaagaaaacaacatcagaaaTCGCAGAGCTCTAGAGGACCTGGCTACGCGGCTTTTAATTGTCTTCGCGCTTGACAGGTTTGGCGACTTCGTTTACGATACCGTCGTCGCACCTGTGAGAGAATCTGTAGCACAGACTCTAGCTGCACTTTTGATCCATCTCGATGATGACTTATGCATCCAAATATTTGGCGCCTTGGAACAACTGGTGCTACAAGACCCTAAAATTGTTGGCCTGCCGAATAAAATTTGGGAAGCTACACATGGTGGTCTTTTGGGTATACGGTATTTCGTGGGTATTAAAACAGACTTCTTATTCAGGCACAATCTGCTCGAAAATGTCGTTAATATCGTGCTCTATGGGCTAAAACAGAACAACGACGACGTCCAAAGTGTAGCTGCCGCTATTCTCACTCCTATCGCTGTCGAGTTCGTCAAGCTGGAGGAAAGCACCATCGACCTCGTTTTGAGCACCATATGGAACTTATTAACACATCTCGAGGACGATCTTTCATCAAGTGTCGGCTCAGTCATGGATTTGTTAGCAAAACTTTGtgagcaaaaagaagtcCTAGATGTTTTGAGAGCGAAGGCCATGTCGCATCCATTGGAGtggtctttcaagagcttaGTCCCAAAATTGTACCCATTTCTGCGGCACTCCATTACTAATGTTAGAAAAGCAGTGCTTAACTTGCTTATGGCGTTTTTATCCATCAAAGAcgacttcatcaaacaTTGGATTAACGGTAAGATTTTCAGACtaatctttcaaaacattattcttgaacaaaatcCACAGGTGCTAGAcatgtctttcaaagtgTACATTTCTATGCTGGAGGAGTATAAAAATAAAAATCCAGAGAAAAACCTAGACCACTTGTTTGGGAAGCACTTAGCGCCAATCCTGCATTTGTTAATCACCCCGATTGGAGAACACGGCAAGAGTTACAACATGGAGCTGCAGTATATTCTCAAGCCTTCTCCTCATTACCAACTTCAAtcagaaagaaaaagggGTGCTGCATTAGAACCACAGTCAGACATACCGCCCCCTGCTAATAGTGAGCGTGTTAATATTGATGCTCCAATGATTGCCGGAGATGTAACCCTTTTGGGAACAGATGTAATTTTCAACACAAGAGTTACAGGAGCGAAGGCCCTTGGTATCACCTTATCCATGTTTCAGAAATCTACTCTCAAATCTTTTTTCACAAACGTCTTACTCGACTGTCTGCGGTTGCCATACGCCACACCTCGCATGCTCGTCGCTATCATCATATCCGAGTTTTGCTCCAATCTGGCGAACCAgccttctgaagaagatgctgaTGACTTGAAGCGGTTCGTCTCAGAAGCCTTTGGCGAGACCTTTGCTGGCCAACTTACGGATCCTTCTGCATTGCCTATTTTCCGTGAGCTTGTGCCTagcttgaaagctttaCGCACTCAGTGCCAGAGTTTGTTGTCAACTTTTGTCGACGTTGGAATGTTGCCGCCCCAACGGCTGCCTCAACTAGCTATCATCGTTCAAGGAGAAGCAGAGGCCGGACCCGAGGCGTTCGGAATTGAAACCGCTGAGAAGACGTACGGAGAAATGAGTGACAAGCTTTTCCGTCATTTGAGCAACTCTTACAAAATTTTAGCTAAAAAACCTGTGGATGACGCTAAACACCGTGTTTTGCAGGCTATAGAAACCGCCAAAGATGCACAGAAATCAAGGGTTTGTAACGTCCTTGCCAACTACGCCTCAGCTGCTCTGCTGTTTGATGGACTGCCAGCTAAGCTCAACCCTTTTATCAGGGCTTTGATGGACAGTATAAAAGAGGAGCGTTACGagattcttcaaaagagatCAGGCGATGCAATTTTAAACTTGGTGGTTGAGCTAGTAAAGGCAAAGAAGGGAAACGTTGCAAATAAAATTGTTAAAAACTTATGTGGTTTCCTCTGTGTCGACACATCCGAGGTTCCAGAATTTTCGCCTAACTCTCAATATAGGGACTCTATTTTAACCCTTATCAGGGAGCAAACAGCACTGGCATTTCAAGATGATGCTAACGTGAAAAAACtggctgaagaagctcaaatcaaaagaaaGGGGGCATTATACACGTTGAGTGAGTTCCTACTGCGTCTAGGCCCCACGGTTTTGGAGGTTGTGCCACAAGTCAAACAGATGATTTTCGACCCGCTGGAAAGGGTTGATAGTGAGTTTGGTGGCGTACCGCCAGATGCGAAGGCTGGCCAGGAGGTTGTTGATGCCTTGGGTGTCCTGAGAGCTCTAATAGTTTATATGAGCGAAGAGCTACAAACGAATGAGATACTTCCACGTTTGCCTCTCATTCTCAAATACCTAAGATCTGAGCTCGCAGTTTTTCGGTATTCAGCGGCCCGGACTCTTGCAGATTTGGCAAACACCTTAACAATTCAAGTGCTTCCATTCATTATCCAGACAGCACTGCCTTTAATGAGCAACCCTTCCTCAGTAACAGATAGACAAGGTCTCACAGAGTTAGTATATCATTTGGCTCTATACATGGGGAGCAACATTCTGCCCTACGTTGTGTTTCTCATTGTTCCGCTTTTAGGTCGCATGAGTGATTCCAACCAAGATATTAGGACTTTAGCAACTTCAACGTTTGCTTCTATCATCAAACTGGTCCCCCTTGAAGCAGGAATTCCAGATCCTGAGGGCCTGCCCCAAGATCTCATGGAGGGTCGTGAGAAGGAGCGTGACTTTATTCAACAAATGATGGATCCTTCTAAGGCAAAGCCATTCCAATGTCCCGTTGCCATTAAGGCTACTCTAAGAAAGTACCAACAAGATGGTGTCAACTGGCTGgctttcttgaacaaataTCACTTGCACGGTATACTTTGTGATGATATGGGTCTTGGTAAGACTTTACAAACCATTTGCATAATCGCAAGCGATCAATACATGAGGAACGAAAATTACGAAAAAACTAAAGCACGTGAATCCAGGCCTCTTCCCTCACTTATCATATGTCCACCCTCCCTAACCGGGCATTGGGAACAAGAATTTGAGCAGTATGCCccttttttgaaagttctGGTATTTGCCGGTGGTCCTTCTACGAGGTACCCTCTGCGAGACAAGCTAGGTAGTGCTGACATCGTGATTACTTCGTATGATGTTGCGAGAAATGACATTGACGTCATTAACAATTACGATTACAATTACTGTGTACTTGACGAGGGTCATATCATAAAAAATGCACAATCGAAGCTAGCCAAGGCCGTGAAACTTGTCAGCGCAAACCACAGGTTAATTTTAACGGGAACTCCAATTCAGAACAACGTTGTCGAACTTTGGTCGCTGTTCGACTTTTTGATGCCCGGATTTTTGGGTACAGAAAAGATGTTTCACGAGAGGTTTGCAAAACCTGTggcagcttcaagaaacagcAAAACTTCCTCtaaagaacaagaagcaggTGCGCTTGCCTTGGATGCTCTCCACAAACAGGTCTTGCCATTCATGCTGAGAAGATTAAAGGAAGATGTACTTTCTGACTTACCACCTAAGATTATTCAAGACTACTACTGCGAGCTCAGTGATTTGCAGAAGCAATTATACAAAGACTTtgccaagaaacaaaaaaataatgtTGAACAAGACATCGAGAATGTTTCCGAGGTCGATAACAAGCAGCATATTTTCCAAGCGCTTCAGTACATGAGGAAACTGTGTAATCACCCATCGCTCGTGGTATCGAAAGATCATCCACAATGGTCGCAGGTTCAGGACTATTTGAAGCAAACAGGATTTAGTTTGCATGACATTACCCATGCTCCTAAACTTGgagctctcaaaaacttaCTGCTAGAGTGCGGTATCGGCATACAAGATGTGGATAAAAAGTCAAAGACCTATCTTCCCTCTACCGAGAGTGTGATCAGCCAACACCGTGCGCTGATTTTTTGTCAGCTCAAAGATATGCTGGACATGGTTGAGAATGACctgttcaaaaaatacaTGCCCTCTGTGACATACATGAGGCTTGATGGTAGTGTTGAGTCCCGCGATAGGCAGGCGGTCGTTCGCAAGTTTAACGAAGATCCCTCAATCGACTGCCTTCTGCTGACAACAAAAGTGGGTGGTCTTGGATTGAATCTAACGGGAGCAGACACCGTCATCTTTATTGAACACGACTGGAACCCAATGAACGACCTTCAGGCTATGGACAGAGCACATCGTCTGGGGCAAAAGAAGGTTGTCAATGTTTACAGAATCATCACAAGGGGCACCctggaagaaaagatcATGGGTTTacaaaaattcaagatgAACATTGCTTCAACAGTTATTAATCAACAGAACTCCGGCCTTGCTTCTATGGACACGCAccaacttcttgacctcTTTGACACTGACAATGTTCCATCTCAGGAAAAGGAAACTAAGAATTCTTCTGATGGCAAGATTGATGAAATTGTCAACGAGACTGGTTTAACTGGCAAGGCAAAGGAGGCTGTAGGGGAACTCACAGAGCTATGGGACACTACGCAATACGAGGAGGAGTACAATTTGGATAATTTCATAAAAACACTACGTTAG
- the NTC20 gene encoding Ntc20p (weakly similar to uniprot|P38302 Saccharomyces cerevisiae YBR188C NTC20 Member of a complex, including Prp19p, that binds to the spliceosome) has translation MSSLQEQIASRKRRLESLKGKHSDSDVQQPHPPNEPHGEEDTPVSKKPKELEEKVIESPVKQDNDMDPPSQNFPDPRSPTDESQEEGVDTDSGTDDEQTSKLTPTSDLKEKLRPQLDELEKRTQEAIKRLVRQRLLTQPDAD, from the coding sequence ATGTCGTCTCTGCAAGAACAGATTGCTTCAAGGAAACGAAGACTAGAGTCTCTTAAAGGGAAGCATTCAGACTCAGACGTCCAGCAGCCCCACCCCCCCAATGAACCACACGGAGAAGAGGATACGCCCGTgtccaaaaagccaaaagagcttgaggaaaAGGTCATCGAAAGTCCAGTTAAACAGGACAATGACATGGATCCgccttctcaaaattttccggATCCAAGATCCCCTACGGATGAGAGTCAGGAAGAAGGTGTGGACACCGATTCCGGCACTGACGACGAACAAACCAGCAAGCTCACGCCTACGAGtgacttgaaagagaagctgcgCCCCCAACTTGATGAGTTAGAGAAGCGCACGCAGGAAGCGATCAAAAGGTTAGTACGACAAAGGCTCCTCACTCAACCTGACGCCGATTGA
- the GDT1 gene encoding putative ribosome biosynthesis protein GDT1 (similar to uniprot|P38301 Saccharomyces cerevisiae YBR187W Hypothetical ORF): protein MSLMKKCVLPLAIISTLATAAVAVQEKEGTDSAPDSPAKAFLFSASMIAVSEIGDKTFLIAALMAMRYPRLLVFTASASSLFLMTILSGLVGRTFTSWIPQSYTQFLAGILFLIFGYKLTLEGLAMSKDMGVEEELAEVEEEIAVQDLNKNMTDVEGGELARDSSKNFTKNTVATKFVKKVTDLGAYIFTPVWVQIFSMVFLGEFGDRSQISTIAMASGSDYWFVIWGAIVGHAFCTALAVVGGKMLATKISMRTVTLGGALSFFIFAVMYIREAFLNPN from the coding sequence ATGAGCTTAATGAAGAAATGTGTCCTACCTTTAGCCATCATCTCAACATTAGCGACAGCTGCAGTGGCTGtccaagagaaagaaggaaCTGACTCAGCCCCGGACAGCCCAGCCAAGGCTTTCCTCTTCTCGGCTTCAATGATCGCTGTGTCTGAAATCGGCGACAAGACTTTCCTGATTGCTGCGCTTATGGCAATGAGATATCCGAGACTCCTGGTCTTCACAGCGTCTGCGAGCTCTCTATTTCTTATGACAATTCTCTCAGGTCTAGTGGGGCGGACGTTCACATCGTGGATTCCTCAAAGCTATACCCAATTTTTGGCTGGTATTCTCTTCCTGATTTTTGGCTACAAGCTGACATTGGAAGGATTGGCAATGTCGAAGGACATGGGTGTTGAGGAGGAACTAGCTGAAGTGGAAGAGGAAATTGCAGTGCAGGACTtaaacaaaaacatgaCAGATGTCGAAGGTGGCGAACTAGCTAGGGACTCGAGTAAAAACTTCACTAAAAACACTGTTGCTACCAAATTTGTCAAAAAGGTGACGGATCTGGGCGCCTACATCTTTACTCCAGTCTGGGTTCAGATATTTAGCATGGTGTTTTTGGGGGAATTTGGCGATCGCTCTCAGATAAGTACCATCGCTATGGCTTCCGGGAGTGACTATTGGTTTGTTATATGGGGCGCAATAGTCGGCCACGCTTTCTGCACTGCGTTGGCAGTGGTTGGTGGCAAGATGTTGGCTACGAAGATAAGCATGAGAACGGTAACGCTTGGCGGCgctttgtctttcttcatATTTGCTGTGATGTACATCCGTGAGGCCTTCTTGAACCCCAATTAA